From Mauremys mutica isolate MM-2020 ecotype Southern chromosome 15, ASM2049712v1, whole genome shotgun sequence, one genomic window encodes:
- the LOC123349787 gene encoding olfactomedin-like: MATIVLALFLAGCPLLRWTAASAVQNLSSVMDASGHCVCTVILPDDTFPLRRIELLETSARNLTLRVQREMEKLQEYEQRLAWYEAKLQNASRRLQLLEAGDLTPTELDFQELRKEIGEMESFVGHLRSSLNGSDTTVEVVHRELQNMSVTVSALESYDKHHVVAMRRELTALRQRLAECQKDKPLLGRQPPMGTCDHQGIWRIGKPTVVQLNWRGASYKAGAWGKESALRAGRKERYWVAPLNLDGRRLDSVRLYGSYQDLLLARNPTDQLITGFGQGAGPALYNGSFYYNCYNARELCRLDLESGAVDRKAVPNATFNNRFSYAGTSWQGLDLAADERGLWVLYATERSEGDIVIGRLSPGSLALEKTWQTSQYKPAATNAFMVCGVLYATRAISTRREEIFYAYDTRTGRESRLSLPLDKVTDVVRSLSYNPTDHKLYVFSDGYQLRYDVLFRP; encoded by the exons ATGGCCACCATCGTACTCGCCCTGTTCCTGGCGGGCTGCCCGCTCCTGCGCTGGACGGCCGCCTCC GCCGTGCAGAATCTGAGCAGCGTGATGGACGCCAGCGGTCACTGCGTCTGCACCGTCATCCTGCCCGACGACACCTTCCCCCTGCGGCGGATCGAGCTGCTGGAGACGTCCGCCCGCAACCTGACCCTGCGTGTGCAGCGGGAGATGGAGAAg CTCCAGGAATACGAGCAGCGCCTGGCGTGGTACGAGGCCAAGCTGCAGAACGCCAGCCGccggctgcagctgctggaggcGGGCGACCTGACCCCCACCGAGCTGGACTTCCAGGAGCTGCGGAAGGAGATCGGCGAGATGGAGTCCTTCGTGGGCCACCTCCGCTCCTCCCTCAACGGGAGCGACACCACGGTGGAGGTGGTGCACCGGGAG CTCCAGAACATGTCGGTCACCGTGAGCGCCCTGGAGTCCTACGACAAGCACCACGTGGTGGCCATGAGGCGGGAGCTGACCGCGCTCCGGCAGCGCTTGGCGGAGTGTCAGAAGGACAAGCCCCTGCTGGGACGGCAGCCGCCGATGG gcaCGTGTGACCACCAGGGGATCTGGCGCATCGGCAAGCCCACGGTGGTGCAGCTGAACTGGCGGGGCGCGAGCTACaaggccggggcctggggcaaggaGTCGGCCCTGCGCGCCGGGCGGAAGGAGCGCTACTGGGTGGCCCCCCTGAACCTGGACGGCCGGCGGCTGGACTCGGTGCGTCTCTACGGCTCCTAccaggacctgctgctggcccggAACCCCACGGACCAGCTGATCACGGGCTTCgggcagggggccgggccggcgcTCTACAACGGCTCCTTCTACTACAACTGCTACAACGCGCGGGAGCTCTGCCGCCTGGACCTGGAGAGCGGGGCCGTCGACCGCAAGGCGGTGCCCAACGCCACCTTCAACAACCGCTTCTCCTACGCGGGCACCAGCTGGCAGGGCCTCGACCTGGCCGCCGACGAGCGCGGGCTCTGGGTGCTCTACGCCACCGAGCGCAGCGAGGGCGACATCGTCATCGGCCGCCTCAGCCCCGGCTCGCTGGCCCTGGAGAAGACCTGGCAGACCTCCCAGTACAAGCCGGCGGCCACCAACGCCTTCATGGTGTGCGGGGTGCTGTACGCCACCCGGGCGATCAGCACCCGCCGCGAGGAGATCTTCTACGCCTACGACACCCGCACCGGCCGGGAGAGCCGCCTCAGCCTGCCGCTGGACAAGGTGACGGACGTCGTGCGGTCGCTGAGCTACAACCCCACTGACCACAAGCTCTACGTCTTCAGCGATGGCTACCAGCTTCGCTACGACGTCCTCTTCCGGCCCTAG